CCGGAGCCCACGCCTCCCCCAACCCCCGAGCCGACGCCCGAGGAAACCCCGGAACCCACTCCGCCTCCCACGCCCGAGCCCACCCCCGAGGAGCCCAAGGAGGAAGCTCCCGACGCGACTCCCCTGCCCACGCCCACCCCAACACCCACGCCGACTCCCAAACCCACCCCGAAACCGACTCCCAAACCCACGCCCAAGTCCACGCCCAAACCCACGCCAAAGCCCAAACCGAGCGCGACACCAACTCCCAAACCGAAACCGAAGCCATCCCCTTCTCCGTCGCCGAAACCGAAGCCCAAGGCGTCACCCTCCCCGAAACCAAAGGCCTCGCCTTCGCCGAAACCAAAACCCAAGGCCACCGCGACGCCCAAGGCGACGCCGAAGAAGAGCGGTGAGGACGACGAGGACGCGAAGGAAGATCAGCCGAAGAACACCTCCACGAAGAAAGGCGCACAGACGAAAGACGGCGCGGCCAAGTCCGGCGCCGGTCGCGACGCGAAGAGCGGCGGCGGGGGCGATTCGGATTTCGGCTGGTATCACGAGATGATTCACGACTCGCT
This genomic window from Chthoniobacterales bacterium contains:
- a CDS encoding TonB family protein, which produces PEPTPPPTPEPTPEETPEPTPPPTPEPTPEEPKEEAPDATPLPTPTPTPTPTPKPTPKPTPKPTPKSTPKPTPKPKPSATPTPKPKPKPSPSPSPKPKPKASPSPKPKASPSPKPKPKATATPKATPKKSGEDDEDAKEDQPKNTSTKKGAQTKDGAAKSGAGRDAKSGGGGDSDFGWYHEMIHDSLYSQWDQPTSLYSEGHKFSCVLQIKIARDGTVSDASIVKSSGNPVMDESVLKAAERTKRIAPLPDGLGKGDTYTINVAFELDQS